The Streptococcus viridans genome contains the following window.
TGTTTGCCGGCATACTGTTGGATATTTGAAACATGGTAGTGGACGTTCTCGAATTCCTCAGCCCCGTCCACTTCTAAAGGACGTGGTTTAAAGGCACCACCACCCATCGCAATAATAACAGCACGACTGAAATGCTGGCCTTTATTGGTTTCAATCAGGAAGTGATCTACGTTTTTATGAATGTCTAAAACAGTTTCATTCAAACAAATATCGGTCTCGAATGTTTCTAATTGATCGATCAACCGTTGGGACAATTCTTCCCCTGTTAGGTTGGTAAAACCAGGAACATCCAGGATTCGTTTTTCAGGATAGAGAATAGCGGGTTGACCCCCTAGTTGAGGAAGGGAATCAATCAATTTTACTTTTACTTGACGCATATGGCCATAGAAGGCAGCAAAGAGCCCTACAGGGCCACCGCCGATAATGGTAATGTCATAGATTTCAGACATGATATCTCCTTTGTGATGTGTAACTAATCCTATTGTATCATAATTCGGAGTTAAATAGAAAGTGGAGGAGAATACAAGGATAGAAAAGGATGAATCAGGGGATTGAGAGATATTTTTTAAAAATAATGTTCGGTTTATTTACAAGTGTTCGATAATCTGATAGAATAAATTATTATTATTTTTATTTATAAGGAGATTATTCAAAAATGCAATTTGATTTTTGGGTTAAGGTTGCGACCGAATTTATTGCAACAGCATTATTGATTATTTTAGGAAATGGTGCCGTTGCAAACGTTGAGTTGAAGGGTACCAAGGGGCATCAAAGTGGATGGCTCGTGATTGCGATTGGCTACGGAATAGGTGTTATGATGCCAGCCTTGATGTTTGGTAACGTTTCTGGTAACCATATCAACCCTGCCTTTACGATTGGTCTTGCAGTTAGCGGACTCTTCCCTTGGGAAAATGTTTTATACTACATCGTTGCTCAAATTCTCGGAGCTATGTTTGGACAATTGGTTGTCGTTGCGACTCACCGTCCATATTACCTCCAAACTGAAAATCCAAACAATATCTTGGGAACATTCTCAACGATTTCTAGCTTGGATAAAGGAACTCCAGAATCACGTAAAGCAGCAACCATCAATGGTTTCGTCAATGAGTTTGCTGGATCATTCGTCCTTTTCTTCGGTGCACTTGCCTTGACAAAACACTTCTTCGGTGCAGAGGTTGCTTCTCTAGCTCAAAGAGCTGCGACTGAGCAGGGAGGTATTTTTGATGCTTCTTCAACAGCTGCAAAATTGGCTTTGTCACAAGCACATGCTCCTGGTCTAGGAGTTGCTCACTTGGCACTTGGATTCCTCGTTATGGCTTTGGTGACATCACTTGGTGGTCCTACAGGACCTGGTTTGAACCCTGCACGTGACCTTGGTCCTCGTTTGGTTCACGCCTTCCTTCCAAAATCTGTTTTAGGTGAACACAAGGGAGATTCAAAATGGTGGTACGCTTGGGTACCTGTTGTAGCACCAATCTTGGCTGCAATCGTTGCCATTGCCCTCTTTAGCTTCCTTTATTTGTAAGACCAGAACACTTTTCGTAGACATTACGGAAAGTGTTTTTATCTTTTGTTGAGTAAACAGTTTTTATAAAAGGAGTAGGATGAAAGAAAAGAATTTAATAGAAGATAATAGAAGAGCTGATCATTTTAGTTTTCTATATTATTTGCATGAGAAGAAAGTGTTTCATTCGGAGTCACTTGCTGCTCTTTGTCAGTATCTAGTAGCTTTGGAATCAGTCAGCATCGAGCAACTAAGAGACTTGCGTTGGATTGAAAATCAAATCTTGCGCCATCTGGTCTATCATTTTGATGAGAAGGATCTAAGTAAAATTAGCAATCTCCCAATGAATTATTGGGAGGAATTAGAAGCATTCGAACAAGTAATATCAAACCTTTATGATCGTTATGAATGAAAGGAATTCAAAAAGAATGAATCCTCAAACAGATTGGATAAAGGTTTAGATAGTGACAAGTGATGAATTCCTTTAACTTTTTCTTGACAATCTATAGAATTCCGTGTAAAATAGAATAGATCTTGAACTTGAAGGGAGTGAAAAACATGTCAAAAACAGTAGTACGTAAGAATGAATCTCTTGACGATGCTCTTCGTCGTTTCAAACGTGCGGTTACTAAAGCTGGTACTCTTCAAGAAACACGCAAACGTGAATTCTATGAAAAACCTTCTGTAAAACGTAAACGTAAATCAGAAGCAGCTCGTAAACGTAAAAAATTCTAATTGAATACAAGAACAGACTTCGGTCTGTTTTTTGTTTCTCTAGAAAAATTGAAGACAAAAAAAGCCGACCTTCTAGCTAGAAGATCGGATCTTTTTATCTGATTATTTGTTTGCAAGCAAGTCGCGGATTTCAGCAAGCAACTCTTCTTGAGTAGGAGCAGAAGCTTCTTCTTCAGCAGCTTCTTCTTTTTTACCAAGGTTTTGAGCTTTCTCAGCAGCTTTCACTACGAAGAAAAGAACAGTACCGATAACAAGGAAGTTGATTACAGCGCTCAAGAAGCTACCGTATGCAACACCGTTCCATGTCAATTCAGCAATCTTTTCAACACCAGCAGCTTTCAAAGCTGGGTTCAAAATAAGCGGAGTGATGATATCGTTCACAAATGAAGTAACGATAGCTCCAAATGCAGCCCCGATAATCACAGCAACAGCAAGGTCAACAACGTTTCCACGAAGGAGGAAAGCTTTCAATTCTTTTAACATATCCTAATATGTCCTTTCATAATAATTTTTTACAGAGTATAGTATAACTGAAATTTTTTTCGAATTCAAACATTATACTCAAATTTTTTAAAAAAGTTGATTTAAGCAAGATGTCGATTCTAGAAAGTATGGAAAGATGTGGAAAAATAGGATGAAAATCAATCTGAATGATTTACAATTGACAAAAATTAGTTTAAAATAGTTAATGATATTCTATGGTAAAATGGAGGCACTGTTTATGGTTGACAAACAACTGATTTCAGAAATAAAAAACAGTGTGAATATTGTAGATGTAATCGGAGAAGTCGTTCAATTGACAAAGGCAGGACGAAACTTTTTAGGACTCTGCCCTTTTCATGGTGAAAAGACGCCTTCTTTTAATGTAGTCGAGGATAAGCAGTTCTATCATTGTTTTGGTTGTGGCAAATCAGGCGATGTTTTTAAGTTTATCGAAGACTATCGTGGAGTCTCCTTCATGGAAGCTGTTCAAATTGTTGGAGATCAAGTAGGCATTCATGTGCAGACCCATGCTCCTCAGTCAAGGGGACAACAAGCAGATGGGAAACAACCCTTTTATGAGATTCATCAGGAGGCTGCTAAGTTCTATCATGCCATCCTGATGACGACAAAGATGGGAGAGGATGCTCGGCAATATCTTTACGATCGAGGGCTTGATGATGAGGTGCTTCGGCATTTTCAAATAGGGCTAGCGCCGGCAGAAGGAAATTATCTGTATCAGAGTGTTTCTGGAAAGTTTTCAGAAAAAATTATGGCCGAGTCGGGACTGTTTCATATTAGTGATATGGGGACTATATATGATGCTTTTCAAGATCGCATTATGTTTCCCTTATCGGACGATACTGGCCGAGTCATTGCCTTTTCTGGTCGACTATGGCGTGAACCAGTTGAGGGAGCAAAGCCTCAAGGGAAATACAAGAACAGCCGCAGTACGCTCCTTTTTAACAAGAGTTATGAGCTCTACCATTTGGACAAGGCCAAGCAAGTTGCAAAGAAGAACCATGAACTATACCTGATGGAAGGATTCATGGATGTCATCGCAGCCTATCGGGCTGGTATTGAGAATGCAGTTGCCTCCATGGGGACAGCGCTTACGCAGGAACATGTGGCCCATCTGAGCAAATTTACCAAAAAGGTTATCTTAGCCTATGATGGAGATAAAGCTGGACGGTTAGCAACTGCTAAGGCTTTAGAGGTTTTAGATAAACACGAGGTAGAGGTTGTTCAAATTCCTGATCAGATGGACCCAGACGAGTATCTCAATAAGAATTCTCCTCAGGCTTTGGCGGAATTATTGGAAAAAACACGTCTCAGTCGCGTAGAGTTTCTCATGGATTATTGGAAGCCGGACAATATTGAAAATTTGCAGGCGCAGATTGAATTTGTTGAAAAAATGGCTCCTTTAATTGCTCAGACACCTTCTGTAACGGCTCAGAACACCTATATATACAAATTAGCTGATCTGTTGGTAGACTTTGATTATTTGCAGGTGGAACAAACAGTAAATGCTAGTCGCCTACAGATGCGGAGTCAGCGTCAGGAGCAAGCGCAAATCCAGACACAGGCTCCAGTTGCTAGTCCAACTGTTGTACAGAAGCAGTTGCCTCGCCTGGTTCGGGCTGAGAATCATCTTCTTCATCGGATGAACGCTTTTCCTTATGTTTTAAATGAATATCGTCTTCGGACAGATTTTTCATTTGATACCCCTGCCTTGCAAACCTTGTACAAACTTCTTTGCCAAAATGGAGAAGTGACATCGCAGGATTTGTCAGAGCAGACAGAGGAAGTCCAACGGGCCTGGTATCTGATGTTAGAAGAAAATTTACCAGATGAAATAGCGGAGAATGAGCTGGAAGAAGTGGAAGAAACGAGAAATCGTGAGCTTCTCCGTAAAGAAAGTCAACAAATAGGGAAAAAAGTCCGAGAAGCCTCTCACAGTGGAGATGCGGATCAGGCTTTATTGGAACTCGAGCGACTAATCGCTCAAAAAAGAAGAATGGAGTAGGAATGGCGAAAGAACAAAAAGATATCACAACTTTAGATGTCCAAATTGCAGAGTTTATTCGTAGTCAT
Protein-coding sequences here:
- the dnaG gene encoding DNA primase, translating into MVDKQLISEIKNSVNIVDVIGEVVQLTKAGRNFLGLCPFHGEKTPSFNVVEDKQFYHCFGCGKSGDVFKFIEDYRGVSFMEAVQIVGDQVGIHVQTHAPQSRGQQADGKQPFYEIHQEAAKFYHAILMTTKMGEDARQYLYDRGLDDEVLRHFQIGLAPAEGNYLYQSVSGKFSEKIMAESGLFHISDMGTIYDAFQDRIMFPLSDDTGRVIAFSGRLWREPVEGAKPQGKYKNSRSTLLFNKSYELYHLDKAKQVAKKNHELYLMEGFMDVIAAYRAGIENAVASMGTALTQEHVAHLSKFTKKVILAYDGDKAGRLATAKALEVLDKHEVEVVQIPDQMDPDEYLNKNSPQALAELLEKTRLSRVEFLMDYWKPDNIENLQAQIEFVEKMAPLIAQTPSVTAQNTYIYKLADLLVDFDYLQVEQTVNASRLQMRSQRQEQAQIQTQAPVASPTVVQKQLPRLVRAENHLLHRMNAFPYVLNEYRLRTDFSFDTPALQTLYKLLCQNGEVTSQDLSEQTEEVQRAWYLMLEENLPDEIAENELEEVEETRNRELLRKESQQIGKKVREASHSGDADQALLELERLIAQKRRME
- the rpsU gene encoding 30S ribosomal protein S21 — encoded protein: MSKTVVRKNESLDDALRRFKRAVTKAGTLQETRKREFYEKPSVKRKRKSEAARKRKKF
- the mscL gene encoding large conductance mechanosensitive channel protein MscL, which encodes MLKELKAFLLRGNVVDLAVAVIIGAAFGAIVTSFVNDIITPLILNPALKAAGVEKIAELTWNGVAYGSFLSAVINFLVIGTVLFFVVKAAEKAQNLGKKEEAAEEEASAPTQEELLAEIRDLLANK
- the gla gene encoding aquaglyceroporin Gla, with translation MQFDFWVKVATEFIATALLIILGNGAVANVELKGTKGHQSGWLVIAIGYGIGVMMPALMFGNVSGNHINPAFTIGLAVSGLFPWENVLYYIVAQILGAMFGQLVVVATHRPYYLQTENPNNILGTFSTISSLDKGTPESRKAATINGFVNEFAGSFVLFFGALALTKHFFGAEVASLAQRAATEQGGIFDASSTAAKLALSQAHAPGLGVAHLALGFLVMALVTSLGGPTGPGLNPARDLGPRLVHAFLPKSVLGEHKGDSKWWYAWVPVVAPILAAIVAIALFSFLYL